A section of the Oryzias latipes chromosome 8, ASM223467v1 genome encodes:
- the LOC101165395 gene encoding claudin-4-like translates to MATTGMQLLGLIMSIVGWVSGAIVCAIPLWRVSAFIGNNIVTAQIIWEGLWMNCIVQSTGQIQCKVYDSLLALPSDMQAARGLTVFSVLLCGLALALAVLGVKCTKCIGVNSLKARIARISGIFFAVAGFLYLVPICWTAHSIIRDFYDPHVAAPHKRELGPALYIGWGASALLLIGGSLLYAGSSPPGIPDSPTFSSGESSPRRAPATQVKGYV, encoded by the coding sequence ATGGCAACCACTGGCATGCAGTTGCTGGGCCTCATCATGTCCATTGTGGGCTGGGTGAGCGGGGCAATAGTCTGTGCCATCCCTCTGTGGCGCGTCTCTGCCTTCATTGGCAACAACATTGTGACGGCTCAGATAATCTGGGAAGGTCTGTGGATGAATTGCATAGTGCAGAGCACAGGTCAGATCCAGTGTAAGGTATATGATAGCTTGCTGGCTCTGCCCAGTGACATGCAGGCAGCTCGTGGCCTCACTGTGTTCTCTGTCCTGCTCTGTGGTCTTGCCCTGGCTCTGGCGGTCCTTGGAGTCAAGTGCACTAAATGCATAGGTGTAAACAGCCTTAAAGCCCGCATTGCACGCATCTCTGGTATTTTTTTTGCCGTCGCCGGTTTCCTGTACCTCGTACCCATCTGCTGGACTGCCCACTCCATCATCAGGGATTTCTACGACCCGCACGTGGCGGCCCCACACAAGCGTGAGCTCGGCCCAGCTCTCTATATCGGCTGGGGGGCCTCAGCGCTGCTCCTCATCGGGGGATCCCTGCTGTACGCAGGTTCCAGCCCGCCTGGCATCCCAGACTCCCCCACCTTCAGCAGTGGAGAAAGCAGTCCCCGCCGGGCCCCTGCAACACAAGTCAAGGGTTACGTCTGA
- the LOC101165640 gene encoding E3 ubiquitin-protein ligase TRIM39-like, giving the protein MASTVNLHEKHFLCSLCRNIFTNPVTTPCGHSFCLSCLSQFWSRHQSRYCPECRRLFPEKPNLSVNHILANVAENYKKVRPQKTPDDELVLDVTQMIQERLQKIDRLKYSLDIQKSSYLREVRESQKIFSTLVNAMEKTHRAVVAGIEEKQKEEEKRVEALIKEIQQEIQELKEETSQTDLRISASQSDDMKHVAVTSEMKDWSKVTVETDPCVGVTRRALSDVLEKIKAEVNRLGKAELKRIEKYAVDINLSAKTAHPSLFVSDDRKLVRLTDKFQEVPDNPKRFDRIADILAKESFNSGRCYWEVEVGEKIEWKLGVARQSINRKGKFTLCPANGFWTLSLKAGGQYIANTSSPSLVAVEHRPRRVGVFLDYAEGRVSFFCADTGIHIYTFTDKFSDRLHPLFSPGRLHGGRNAAPLVISSGFCSI; this is encoded by the exons atggCATCAACGGTCAACCTCCACGAAAAGCACTTCCTGTGCTCCCTGTGCAGAAACATCTTCACCAATCCCGTGACCACACCATGTGGACACAGCTTCTGCTTGTCCTGCCTCTCCCAGTTCTGGTCGCGACACCAGTCCAGATACTGTCCGGAGTGCAGACGGTTATTCCCCGAAAAGCCTAACCTCAGTGTCAACCACATCCTAGCAAATGTGGCTGAAAACTACAAAAAAGTCAGACCTCAGAAAACACCCGACGATGAGCTG GTTCTAGATGTCACACAAATGATTCAGGAAAGACTGCAGAAGATAGACCGGCTAAAATATTCTCTGGACATTCAAAAG AGTTCTTACCTGCGCGAGGTGCGCGAGAGCCAGAAGATCTTCTCCACCCTCGTAAACGCCATGGAGAAGACCCACAGAGCGGTTGTTGCTGGAATcgaggagaaacaaaaagaggaggagaagagagtGGAGGCTTTGATCAAAGAGATCCAGCAGGAGATCcaggagctgaaggaggagaCCAGTCAGACAGATCTTCGCATTTCTGCCAGCCAAAGTGATGACATGAAGCACGTTGCAGTG ACCTCAGAGATGAAGGACTGGTCCAAGGTCACTGTGGAAACCGACCCTTGTGTTGGGGTCACCAGAAGAGCGCTGTCAGACGTTCTGGAGAAGATCAAAGCAGAAGTCAACAGACTTGGCAAAGCTG AACTAAAGAGAATAGAAAAGTATGCAG TGGATATCAACCTCAGTGCTAAAACAGCACATCCCTCCCTTTTTGTGTCAGATGACAGAAAACTGGTCAGGCTCACTGATAAGTTCCAGGAGGTACCGGACAACCCCAAACGCTTCGACCGCATAGCAGATATTCTGGCCAAGGAGAGCTTTAACAGTGGGAGGTGCTACTGGGAAGTGGAAGTAGGGGAAAAAATTGAGTGGAAACTGGGAGTTGCCAGACAATCCATAAACAGGAAGGGCAAGTTCACCCTCTGCCCGGCTAACGGCTTCTGGACTTTGAGCTTGAAAGCTGGAGGCCAGTACATAGCAAACACCTCTTCTCCCAGCTTGGTGGCTGTAGAGCATCGTCCTAGGAGGGTGGGTGTGTTTTTGGATTACGCCGAAGGCCGTGTGTCCTTCTTCTGCGCAGACACAGGAATCCACATTTACACCTTTACAGATAAGTTCAGCGACAGGCTTCATCCTCTCTTCAGTCCCGGTCGCCTGCATGGAGGGAGAAACGCAGCTCCTCTTGTCATCAGCTCAGGTTTCTGTAGCATCTGA